A single genomic interval of Pochonia chlamydosporia 170 chromosome 7, whole genome shotgun sequence harbors:
- a CDS encoding glycosyl transferase (similar to Verticillium alfalfae VaMs.102 XP_003001488.1), whose translation MSSAKLASGSSPYKEHDLSQFPSFLKGKRILLCTESFGPVNGVSRTTLMLVNHLRNNGAQVAVVAPHNHTNHNTFSPPPSPNLSPADKQPEVRVTGYPLPFNPELSIVYPVRNSTLYSRTFGDDSPPDLVYLASPASLGFQVMLQLRQQPREKQIPVICNFQTDLAGYCAILFPSPLSHIAVFAFDAVQSYLFRHSSVKTIFYPSRFVRRYLANNKVQPEKLELLTRGVNTDMFNPQRRSEELRKKLAPNGEVIFVTVSRIAGEKGFDFLAKAAKELDARGLNYKLYIVGGNRNPDVEKEVQELFDPLREQGKVIFAGFKVGEDLATAYACGDVFLHCSITETFGLVVLESMASGVPVIARDEGGPSDIVQHGDTGFLIPPNDMDAFVTKAAKLANDVTLRKRMGLAAREAACQATWDKINNKVAWRMADTIQEREREQGKQLPSSPTLSPTAQQLVPIYGWLMMNNAMRETMTRSIIDARLMGGLGIIITFWAVTGCYVIFTEILMWAKGRMRAGERKVLGTTS comes from the coding sequence ATGTCGTCAGCCAAACTTGCCAGTGGCTCATCGCCATACAAGGAACATGATCTGTCGCAATTTCCGTCGTTCCTGAAAGGAAAGCGCATCCTTCTCTGCACCGAATCTTTTGGTCCCGTTAACGGCGTGAGTCGTACGACTCTCATGCTAGTGAACCACCTGCGAAATAACGGCGCGCAAGTGGCCGTGGTTGCGCCTCACAATCACACAAACCACAACACCTtctcgccgcctccatcaccaaatcTGTCGCCTGCGGACAAGCAGCCTGAAGTTCGAGTAACAGGGTATCCGTTACCGTTCAACCCGGAACTTTCAATTGTTTACCCCGTGCGAAACTCAACCCTATACTCGCGGACCTTTGGCGATGACTCGCCACCTGACTTGGTTTACTTGGCGTCGCCGGCGAGCTTAGGATTCCAGGTCATGCTTCAGTTGCGCCAACAGCCGCGAGAGAAGCAAATTCCTGTCATTTGCAACTTTCAGACTGACCTCGCTGGCTACTGTGCGATTCTCTTCCCCTCACCTTTGAGTCACATCGCTGTCTTCGCATTCGACGCTGTGCAAAGTTATCTTTTCCGACACTCATCGGTCAAGACCATATTTTACCCTTCGAGATTTGTGCGGCGTTACCTCGCCAATAATAAAGTACAACCGGAAAAGCTCGAACTTCTTACTAGGGGCGTAAACACCGACATGTTCAACCCCCAGCGTCGAAGCGAAGAGTTGCGCAAAAAGCTTGCACCGAATGGAGAGGTTATCTTCGTGACGGTCTCACGGATTGCGGGAGAGAAAGGATTTGATTTCCTTgccaaagccgccaaagAGCTTGACGCTCGGGGGCTGAACTACAAGCTTTACATTGTGGGCGGCAACAGAAACCCAGATGTTGAGAAAGAAGTGCAAGAGCTGTTTGACCCTCTCAGagaacaaggcaaggtcATCTTTGCAGGATTCAAAGTCGGAGAGGATCTGGCAACTGCATATGCATGTGGCGATGTCTTCTTGCACTGCTCCATCACAGAAACGTTTGGTCTCGTGGTTCTAGAGTCCATGGCCAGCGGCGTTCCCGTAATAGCCCGCGATGAAGGTGGTCCGTCGGACATTGTTCAGCATGGTGACACTGGTTTCTTAATACCGCCGAATGATATGGATGCCTTTGtgaccaaggctgccaagctTGCAAATGACGTGACTCTGCGGAAGCGAATGGGACTCGCAGCCAGAGAAGCTGCCTGCCAAGCGACGTGGGACAAGATCAACAACAAGGTAGCCTGGAGAATGGCTGATACTATCCAAGAGCGCGAGCGcgaacaaggcaaacagtTGCCTTCATCTCCCACTCTGTCACCTACCGCACAGCAGCTGGTACCCATTTATGGCTGGTTAATGATGAATAATGCGATGCGCGAGACCATGACACGCAGCATCATCGATGCCCGGCTTATGGGTGGTCTTGGCATAATCATCACTTTCTGGGCCGTCACGGGCTGTTATGTGATTTTCACAGAGATTCTCATGTGGGCTAAGGGTCGCATGAGGGCAGGAGAGCGCAAAGTCCTGGGCACGACGAGTTGA
- a CDS encoding 5'-nucleotidase (similar to Coccidioides immitis RS XP_001249102.1), with protein MTQSRKNQPSAEPQVTYSSGRVHRDTREVPDLRLLHYNDVYHVDAASAEPIGGLARFTTLCKEYQEGKQYEGQSKILTLFSGDAFNPSLESSVTKGRHMVPVLNAIGTDCACVGNHDFDFGVKQFEYLATKCTFPWLIANVLDPALGEDVPIGNAKRTHMLTTSNGIKVGLIGLGEREWLATINSLPPNIIYKSATATAKELVPKLREQGAEIVICLSHMREPNDNKLAEQTDGLFDIILGGHDHYYNHSFIKGTHVLRSGTDFKQLSYIEVRRKKDGSKRWDFDIWRRDITSTVPEDEKTAKLVNELTSKLQKSLSRPIGWTAMPLDARFSTVRVKESNLGNFVCDVMRRYHNADCTIMASGTIRGDQVYPPGVVRIKDITTCFPFEDPVVCLKVKGQAIWDALENGVSTYPALEGRFPQVSNIVFEFDPSREPGKRLNFLQIGGRPYDPEAEYVLVTRGYMGRGKGEYYPQIEPRCSRILTEVDGYTSLLVTSEGGNALEIIDEENGILISAILRQYFMALRTIGQWKRISDHWVGVAEQANVPISPSHTRDSEKMLGLHRPPKTDDEAAGATWKGFLRRRVGLHKEPLNDDDDDHFCPSANKDSSDDGDEDMDMDLEVLLLRKFWSRWARKAGVKSTVCEPLKDGDCAVDWTRVIAPVLEGRIRMVGGDS; from the exons ATGACACAAAGCAGGAAGAACCAGCCTAGCGCGGAACCGCAAGTGACGTATTCATCTGGCCGAGTGCACCGAGACACCCGAGAGGTGCCTGATTTGCGATTGCTACACTACAACGATGTCTATCATGTCGATGCAGCGAGTGCGGAGCCAATTGGAGGTCTTGCACGGTTTACAACACTATGCAAGGAATACCAAGAGGGTAAACAATACGAGGGTCAGTCTAAGATCTTGACGCTTTTCTCTGGGGATGCCTTCAATCCTAGCTTAGAGAGTAGTGTGACGAAGG GACGACACATGGTTCCTGTTTTGAATGCAATTGGAACCGACTGTGCCTGTGTTGGG AATCAcgactttgactttggcgtCAAGCAATTTGAGTATCTCGCGACCAAATGCACGTTTCCCTGGCTCATTGCCAATGTACTGGACCCAGCCCTCGGCGAGGATGTACCCATTGGCAACGCCAAACGAACTCACATGCTCACTACGTCCAATGGCATAAAAGTCGGACTCATCGGTCTAGGTGAACGAGAATGGCTGGCAACGATCAATAGTCTGCCACCCAATATCATTTACAAGTCTGCCACTGCGACAGCAAAGGAACTCGTCCCCAAATTGCGAGAACAGGGTGCCGAAATCGTCATCTGCCTGAGCCATATGCGAGAGCCAAACGACAATAAGCTCGCTGAACAAACAGACGGTCTTTTTGATATTATTCTTGGCGGACACGATCACTACTACAAccacagcttcatcaaagGCACGCATGTCCTGCGTTCGGGTACAGATTTCAAGCAATTGAGCTATATCGAAGTCCGGAGGAAAAAGGACGGCTCGAAGCGATGGGATTTTGATATTTGGCGACGAGATATCACTTCTACGGTTCCTGAGGATGAAAAGACGGCCAAACTGGTGAATGAGTTGACGTCAAAGCTGCAAAAGTCGCTCTCAAGACCGATTGGTTGGACGGCTATGCCTTTGGACGCTCGGTTTAGCACCGTTCGAGTCAAGGAATCCAACCTTGGCAACTTTGTATGCGACGTCATGCGCCGATACCACAATGCAGATTGCACAATCATGGCATCCGGTACGATTCGCGGAGATCAGGTGTATCCTCCGGGTGTCGTGCGAATCAAAGATATTACTACCTGCTTCCCGTTTGAAGATCCAGTTGTGTGCCTCAAGGTCAAGGGCCAGGCGATATGGGATGCATTGGAGAACGGCGTATCGACGTATCCAGCGCTGGAGGGCCGGTTTCCTCAAGTATCAAATATTGTATTTGAGTTCGATCCTAGCAGGGAGCCTGGGAAGAGGCTGAACTTTCTGCAAATTGGTGGTAGGCCGTACGACCCAGAGGCAGAATACGTTCTAGTCACAAGAGGCTACATGGGCAGGGGAAAGGGCGAGTACTATCCACAGATAGAACCTCGCTGTTCACGTATACTAACTGAAGTAGATGGCTACACTAGCCTCCTTGTCACCTCTGAGGGAGGTAATGCCCTCGAAATCATTGACGAAGAAAACGGCATTCTCATCTCTGCCATACTCCGTCAATATTTCATGGCCCTACGCACTATCGGACAGTGGAAGCGCATTTCAGACCACTGGGTAGGCGTAGCGGAACAGGCCAACGTTCCTATATCTCCCTCCCATACTCGCGACTCCGAAAAGATGCTGGGACTTCACAGACCACCCAAGACGGATGACGAAGCAGCAGGTGCTACGTGGAAAGGCTTCCTACGACGAAGAGTTGGCCTGCATAAAGAGCCATTAaacgatgacgacgacgaccaTTTTTGTCCGTCAGCAAACAAGGATAGCAGTGATGATGGagacgaggacatggacatggacttggaaGTCTTGCTGCTGAGAAAGTTTTGGTCGAGGTGGGCGCGGAAGGCGGGTGTCAAGTCGACGGTTTGTGAGCCGTTGAAGGATGGGGATTGTGCGGTGGATTGGACGAGGGTTATTGCGCCTGTGTTGGAGGGACGGATTAGAATGGTGGGAGGGGATTCATAG
- a CDS encoding sugar transporter (similar to Coccidioides immitis RS XP_001243621.1): MGYGGTDADERSTPRDEYNSSIDLSEDELSIVPKGTLDPVYESKARLLNRAIREIGMGWYQWQLFIVVGFGWASDNLWPIVTSLILPPIANEFNVSRPPLFTLAQNIGLLAGAVFWGFGCDVFGRKWGFNLTLGLTAVWGLIAASAPNFAAAGIFAAFWSFGVGGNLPVDSAIFLEFLPQSHQYLLTVLSLDWALAQVIANLVAWPLLGNMTCDEKQKPCLRSQNMGWRYFVIAMGGLTLIMFVIRFLLFKIYESPKYLVGKGRDEEAVRVIHEVAKRNGKTVSLTVEDLKACEPEGYVAQTNATAAVKRNLEKVDLKKIKVLFSTTRMALSTGMMMAIWALIGLAYPLYNAFLPYIQASKGAEFDDGSTYITYRNSLIISVLGVPGALLGGLLVELPRIGRKGTLSIFTALTGVFLYCSTTALNSTALLGWNCAFNFCSNVMYAVLYGYTPEVFPTPQRGTGNALTATCNRVFGIMAPIVAMFANLKTAAPVYTSGALFIAAGIMVLLLPFESRGKAAL, translated from the exons ATGGGATACGGCGGCACCGATGCCGACGAGCGGTCGACGCCGCGCGACGAGTATAATAGTAGCATTGACTTGAGCGAAGATGAACTTTCAATTGTACCCAAAGGCACCCTGGATCCCGTCTACGAATCCAAGGCTCGTCTTTTGAATCGCGCG ATTCGAGAGattggcatgggatggtACCAATGGCAGCTTTTCATCGTTGTTGGATTTGGCTGGGCTAGCGACAACCTTTGGCCCATTGTTACGTCACTGATTCTCCCACCCATCGCAAATGAGTTCAATGTCTCGCGGCCGCCACTTTTCACGCTCGCGCAGAACATTGGTCTCCTAGCTGGTGCTGTCTTTTGGGGGTTTGGATGCGACGTTTTCGGCCGCAAATGGGGCTTCAATCTGACTCTAGGCTTGACAGCTGTCTGGGGACTGATTGCCGCCAGCGCTCCGAATTTCGCTGCTGCGGGTATATTTGCTGCCTTTTGGtcgtttggtgttggtggcaaCCTCCCAGTTGATTCTGCCATCTTCTTGGAATTTCTGCCGCAATCTCACCAATATCTTCTTACTGTTCTCTCGTTGGACTGGGCTTTGGCACAGGTTATTGCCAACTTGGTAGCCTGGCCCCTTTTGGGGAATATGACCTGCGATGAGAAACAAAAGCCATGCCTACGCAGTCAAAACATGGGCTGGCGGTATTTCGTCATTGCAATGGGTGGCTTGACCCTCATCATGTTTGTGATCCGATTCTTGCTCTTCAAAATCTACGAATCACCCAAGTATCTGGTTGGCAAAGGCCGAGACGAGGAAGCTGTTCGCGTTATCCACGAGGTTGCGAAGCGGAACGGCAAAACGGTCTCTCTAACTGTCGAAGACTTGAAGGCTTGCGAGCCTGAGGGATATGTTGCCCAGACGAATGCCACTGCTGCAGTAAAGCGAAACCTCGAAAAGGTTGAtctcaagaagatcaaggTGCTGTTCTCTACCACGCGAATGGCTCTTAGCACCGGTATGATGATGGCTATCTGGGCTTTGATTGGACTTGCATATCCTCTGTACAATGCGTTCCTGCCTTACATCCAGGCTAGCAAAGGCGCAGAGTTTGACGACGGTAGCACGTACATCACTTATCGAAAcagtctcatcatctctgTCCTTGGCGTTCCCGGAGCGCTACTGGGAGGGTTACTTGTCGAGTTGCCACGAATTGGCCGAAAAGGCACGCTCTCTATCTTCACCGCTCTCACCGGAGTCTTCTTATACTGCTCTACCACAGCTTTGAACAGTACCGCCCTTCTGGGATGGAACTGTGCATTCAACTTCTGCAGCAATGTCATGTACGCGGTACTTTACGGCTACACGCCGGAGGTCTTCCCGACACCCCAGCGTGGAACTGGTAATGCTCTGACTGCGACTTGCAACCGTGTCTTTGGAATCATGGCA CCTATTGTTGCAATGTTTGCGAATCTCAAGACGGCGGCCCCTGTGTATACGAGCGGAGCCTTGTTTATTGCTGCGGGAATCATGGTTTTATTATTACCGTTCGAGTCGAGAGGAAAAGCGGCACTCTGA